One window from the genome of Natronomonas salsuginis encodes:
- a CDS encoding GLUG motif-containing protein encodes MRRPLVWLAVVLVAVVGLTSSGLVGVAAAQDTAPTCSEVSFSVGDGSADDPYEIENVSQLQCIEEDLDAHYELVSDVDASATSGWNGGKGFEPIGNFSQPFTGTFDGNANSIEGLAIDRPNDNFVGLFGAAVGTTDSRPLIGNLRLEGVNITGQAGSHRYAGTGGGGVAGLLGGVNAETNTSHARIVNVSVNGTITADGGGYNVAGIVAGAVDFEGRSNGFLLEDQAVFTGEIDAPGVTQVGGMVSRTGYETSLSTGYVVADITAGSEVGGIVGHSSTKPSTFEEMYYAGNISGDSNVGAIVGLVGDDGDDFQSSVYWDSSLESDGFGVRDEDGTVDMTPLSTAEMQGVTAEENMDFDWDGTWQSVASDYPVFQWEAAAVDGTSVANIEAVPVALASESTDTLTVRATDAFGNPIEGVEITVQDADGLSFDKDTNSTETNGETTFTVETGAEAAYSPTFTAVDKSITDTATMITYAEGNGSESDPYGIGNWYHLDNVRENPAANYTLLDDLDSNTTGYDEVANTSANDGKGFDPIGTSEAPFTGTFDGQDNEIDEIVIARPAEDGVGLFGFVGTTAGEKGVIENLHLSNVDVTGNGDYEDGGVGGLVGKMEGGELRDGSVSGTVTGTDQYVGLVVGSGWNSAGEGLNQILRFDSHGTVTQSGGKGRVGGLVGGTDGMTISASYSTATVNASGNAIGGLVGNFAVGTISESYATGEVTGEAEVGGLVGTNRGTVSNSYATGGVSGSGNDVGGLVGFKEDGATTEDSYWDTETTGQASSRGGAGLATDQMRGSAASNNMTAFDFQNTWDVRSGAAVSYPYLQNNTQSPPPGLESLFASGTGSESSPFEIKNWYHLDNVSRLPGANYTLLADLNSSTTGYDEVANASANDGKGFEPIGSADEPFVGTFDGNDQNISDLYMNRTSGNVGLFATVKDGTVHNLIVTDLSFTSASSGPATGGIVGKNSGLVDNVSVHGTLSGTDGRRNVGGLVGSNEGSGTVTRSSANVTINVTGQSGQTGGLVGNNVGTIESSTARGTVELKKGLLVGGLVGINSGTVNASSAEGMETVAGSLQVGGLIGGNSGGTVHTSSAEEIKSVNGTLHVGGLIGIHAGGTVNASSATGRTTVKGDSFVAGLIGGTFSSTFSRIADSHANVKVKGNKSVGGLVGGNGGESFPVDFNKNQSFPGGTISNSTATGAVTAPAGVTGEKVGGLVGQLYRGTITRSSASGTVDAPDATHVGGLVGYADGTESNNRRVRTIRESYATGDVTGNESVGGLVGTTRNETVVHSYAVGNVTGDTAVGGLVGNHTGTNANVTEAYAAGTVSGGTDVGGLIGTTQASPTVESAYWDTETAAQSSSEGGTDLNTSQLKANESLAGFDFQHTWDVVDNETHSSYPYLLNNTQSPPPGLHELAPTPGAGGDGNDDPDSGQSNEDSSDSDDNSGNGASTSGGSSNDDDDDRSSVDVRSMAQPDAAGAQDGESDVAPTSTTGFVVSMRNVDGGEQIAVDFTEQRRPTASQPTDGDAPPTENEETPSGESAPRNVQSDGLVLTISEEGDHELTVTARDVDVFATAAESGDGDAEPSDGEDTDRGEGESSGEVDLSTDAFDEESTRFVEATSARPVGFITVEHTFDSDDLETATHRFRVRKSYLAATGATAESVALYREEPESYRALSTRRVGEDDAYYYFEADTPGFSTFVIGTEAPIFDLGEPTLEQADVETGVIDASVPVENIGTEQGTYTVRLRGDGVVLAETEVSVPAGETVEATVRATVPDADGLALTIAGESLGEFTVEDSDADGSERTTDAGVQPTADAEDATDEPSDTADGSAPGGRFLVLLVAAVLVVVAVWALRRRDEP; translated from the coding sequence GTGAGACGCCCGCTGGTGTGGCTCGCTGTCGTCCTCGTCGCCGTCGTGGGCCTCACGAGCAGTGGACTCGTGGGTGTCGCGGCGGCACAGGACACGGCACCGACGTGTTCCGAGGTATCGTTTTCGGTGGGTGACGGTAGCGCAGACGATCCCTACGAGATCGAGAACGTGAGCCAGTTGCAGTGTATCGAGGAAGATCTCGATGCACACTACGAACTCGTCTCCGACGTCGACGCCTCGGCGACGAGCGGGTGGAACGGCGGGAAGGGGTTCGAGCCGATCGGGAACTTCAGCCAGCCGTTCACTGGCACGTTCGATGGGAACGCAAACTCGATCGAGGGGCTAGCGATTGATCGGCCAAACGACAACTTCGTCGGCCTATTCGGTGCCGCCGTCGGCACGACCGACAGCCGACCGCTGATCGGAAATCTTCGGCTCGAGGGGGTCAATATAACCGGACAGGCCGGGAGTCACCGATATGCCGGGACGGGAGGTGGCGGGGTTGCAGGCCTCCTCGGCGGTGTCAATGCCGAGACGAACACGTCACATGCGCGAATCGTCAATGTGAGCGTGAACGGAACGATAACCGCTGACGGGGGCGGCTACAACGTCGCTGGCATCGTCGCCGGTGCGGTTGATTTTGAGGGCAGGAGCAACGGATTCCTACTCGAGGATCAAGCCGTCTTCACTGGGGAGATCGATGCCCCTGGCGTGACGCAGGTCGGGGGAATGGTGAGCAGGACGGGGTACGAGACGAGCCTCAGCACCGGCTACGTCGTGGCTGATATCACTGCCGGTAGCGAGGTCGGCGGCATTGTCGGTCATTCCTCGACCAAACCGTCTACGTTCGAAGAAATGTATTACGCGGGGAACATCTCTGGCGACAGTAATGTCGGAGCCATCGTCGGTCTCGTCGGGGATGACGGCGACGACTTCCAGTCCTCCGTCTACTGGGACAGTTCACTCGAAAGCGACGGATTCGGTGTCAGAGACGAGGACGGTACAGTCGATATGACCCCGCTCTCGACAGCCGAGATGCAGGGTGTCACCGCCGAGGAGAACATGGATTTCGACTGGGATGGGACCTGGCAGAGCGTCGCTAGCGACTACCCGGTGTTCCAGTGGGAGGCTGCAGCAGTGGACGGTACGTCCGTCGCCAACATCGAAGCTGTTCCCGTCGCCCTCGCCTCGGAAAGTACGGATACGCTAACGGTCAGAGCGACGGACGCATTCGGGAACCCGATCGAGGGCGTAGAGATCACGGTACAAGATGCCGACGGCCTCTCTTTCGACAAGGACACAAACAGCACCGAGACCAACGGCGAGACCACGTTCACGGTCGAGACTGGAGCAGAGGCCGCCTACAGTCCCACGTTTACGGCTGTAGATAAATCGATCACCGACACCGCCACGATGATCACATACGCTGAGGGCAATGGCTCCGAGAGTGATCCCTACGGGATCGGTAACTGGTACCACCTCGATAACGTGCGCGAGAACCCCGCTGCCAACTACACCCTCCTCGACGACCTCGATTCGAATACGACAGGCTACGACGAGGTGGCTAACACGAGTGCGAACGACGGGAAGGGATTCGACCCGATCGGTACATCAGAAGCTCCGTTTACCGGGACGTTCGACGGACAGGACAACGAGATCGACGAAATCGTCATCGCCCGGCCAGCGGAGGATGGCGTCGGTCTGTTCGGGTTCGTCGGTACGACGGCTGGCGAGAAGGGTGTCATCGAAAACCTCCACCTCTCGAACGTGGACGTCACTGGAAACGGAGACTACGAGGACGGAGGTGTCGGTGGGCTCGTCGGAAAAATGGAAGGTGGTGAGCTCAGAGACGGGAGTGTAAGCGGGACGGTTACTGGAACTGACCAGTACGTTGGACTTGTCGTCGGAAGCGGGTGGAATTCAGCAGGTGAAGGCCTGAATCAGATCCTCCGATTCGACTCACACGGGACGGTGACGCAGTCCGGTGGTAAGGGCCGCGTTGGTGGACTGGTCGGTGGGACGGATGGAATGACCATCTCGGCGTCGTACTCCACAGCCACAGTCAATGCTTCTGGCAATGCTATCGGCGGGCTCGTGGGTAACTTTGCCGTTGGAACGATTTCCGAGTCGTATGCGACAGGGGAAGTAACTGGGGAGGCGGAAGTCGGTGGGCTCGTCGGCACGAACCGTGGAACGGTTTCTAACTCGTATGCGACCGGAGGTGTGAGCGGCTCCGGAAACGACGTGGGGGGGCTTGTTGGATTCAAAGAAGACGGTGCAACGACCGAGGACTCGTACTGGGATACGGAGACGACCGGGCAGGCGTCGAGTCGCGGTGGGGCGGGACTGGCCACCGATCAGATGCGAGGCAGTGCTGCATCGAACAATATGACAGCGTTTGACTTCCAGAACACGTGGGATGTCCGCAGTGGGGCGGCAGTTTCCTACCCGTATCTGCAGAACAACACTCAATCGCCGCCACCGGGGCTTGAGAGTCTGTTTGCTAGCGGCACTGGATCTGAATCGTCTCCGTTCGAGATCAAAAACTGGTATCATCTTGACAACGTAAGTCGGCTCCCGGGTGCGAACTACACCCTCCTCGCCGACCTGAATTCGAGTACGACTGGCTACGACGAGGTGGCTAATGCGAGTGCGAACGACGGGAAGGGATTCGAGCCGATCGGATCGGCTGACGAGCCATTTGTCGGAACGTTCGATGGGAACGATCAGAATATTTCGGACCTATATATGAATCGGACCTCGGGTAATGTTGGACTGTTCGCTACCGTCAAAGACGGAACTGTACATAATCTAATAGTCACCGATCTAAGCTTCACGTCAGCATCTTCGGGACCTGCGACTGGTGGCATCGTTGGTAAGAATAGTGGTCTCGTCGATAACGTATCTGTGCATGGTACTCTCAGTGGTACCGATGGCCGCCGTAATGTTGGCGGCCTCGTTGGGAGCAACGAGGGCTCGGGTACGGTTACACGATCGAGTGCGAACGTGACAATAAATGTAACTGGACAGAGCGGACAAACTGGCGGGCTTGTTGGTAACAACGTCGGAACGATCGAATCGTCGACTGCACGCGGGACGGTGGAACTCAAAAAGGGACTTCTTGTCGGCGGGCTCGTTGGGATTAATTCTGGGACCGTGAACGCCTCCTCAGCAGAGGGAATGGAAACCGTCGCGGGAAGCTTACAGGTTGGTGGACTTATTGGCGGAAATTCCGGTGGAACAGTGCACACTTCATCAGCAGAGGAGATTAAATCCGTCAATGGAACTCTCCACGTTGGTGGACTTATTGGCATTCACGCTGGCGGGACAGTGAACGCCTCTTCAGCCACGGGGAGAACGACGGTCAAAGGAGACAGCTTCGTCGCCGGGCTCATCGGTGGCACCTTCAGCAGCACCTTCAGCAGAATCGCTGATTCGCACGCAAACGTGAAAGTCAAAGGCAACAAGTCTGTCGGAGGGCTTGTCGGCGGAAACGGAGGCGAGAGTTTTCCGGTTGATTTCAATAAGAACCAATCATTCCCGGGCGGCACAATCAGCAATTCAACGGCCACCGGAGCCGTAACCGCCCCAGCGGGAGTGACTGGTGAGAAAGTCGGCGGGCTCGTCGGCCAGCTATATCGCGGCACAATTACCCGGTCGAGCGCCTCCGGCACTGTCGACGCGCCGGATGCCACCCACGTCGGCGGGCTCGTCGGTTACGCCGATGGGACCGAGAGTAACAATAGGCGTGTACGAACCATCCGCGAGTCCTACGCCACCGGTGACGTCACCGGGAACGAGTCCGTGGGCGGCCTCGTCGGAACGACCCGCAACGAGACGGTCGTCCACAGCTACGCGGTCGGCAACGTCACCGGCGACACGGCCGTCGGCGGACTCGTCGGCAATCACACCGGAACGAACGCCAACGTAACCGAGGCGTATGCCGCCGGGACAGTCTCCGGGGGAACCGATGTCGGCGGTCTGATCGGCACGACGCAGGCGTCGCCGACGGTCGAGAGCGCCTACTGGGACACCGAGACGGCGGCCCAATCGTCCTCGGAGGGCGGCACCGATCTCAACACCAGCCAACTCAAGGCCAACGAGAGTCTGGCTGGTTTCGACTTCCAGCACACGTGGGATGTCGTGGACAACGAGACACACAGCTCCTACCCGTACCTGCTAAACAACACTCAATCGCCGCCACCGGGACTACACGAGCTTGCTCCCACACCCGGGGCGGGCGGCGATGGCAACGACGATCCCGACAGCGGTCAAAGCAACGAGGACAGCAGCGACAGTGATGACAACAGCGGCAACGGCGCCAGTACCAGCGGTGGGAGTAGTAACGACGACGATGACGATCGTTCGAGCGTGGACGTCCGCTCGATGGCGCAACCCGACGCCGCGGGAGCGCAGGATGGTGAGTCCGATGTGGCCCCGACCTCGACCACCGGGTTCGTCGTTTCGATGCGGAACGTCGACGGTGGCGAGCAGATCGCCGTCGACTTCACCGAACAGCGCCGACCGACGGCTAGCCAACCCACAGACGGAGACGCGCCGCCGACGGAGAACGAGGAGACGCCATCTGGGGAGTCGGCGCCCCGCAACGTCCAATCGGACGGCCTCGTACTCACCATCAGCGAGGAGGGCGACCACGAACTCACCGTGACCGCACGCGACGTCGATGTCTTCGCCACGGCCGCCGAATCGGGTGATGGCGACGCCGAGCCTTCCGACGGAGAGGACACGGATCGTGGCGAGGGCGAGTCGTCCGGCGAGGTGGACCTCTCGACGGACGCCTTCGACGAAGAGAGCACACGGTTCGTCGAGGCGACTTCCGCTCGACCCGTCGGCTTCATCACCGTCGAACACACGTTCGATTCGGACGACCTCGAGACGGCGACACACCGGTTCCGTGTTCGCAAGAGCTACTTGGCGGCCACTGGCGCGACCGCCGAGAGTGTCGCCCTGTACCGCGAGGAACCGGAGAGCTACCGCGCGCTGTCGACGCGGCGCGTTGGTGAAGACGACGCGTACTACTACTTCGAGGCGGACACGCCGGGCTTCTCGACGTTCGTGATCGGCACAGAGGCCCCGATATTCGACCTCGGAGAGCCAACGCTCGAGCAAGCCGATGTGGAGACCGGTGTGATCGACGCGAGCGTCCCGGTCGAGAACATCGGGACCGAGCAGGGGACGTACACGGTTCGACTGCGCGGTGACGGTGTCGTCCTCGCAGAGACCGAGGTGTCGGTGCCGGCGGGTGAGACCGTCGAGGCAACCGTGCGAGCGACCGTCCCCGACGCCGATGGGCTGGCGCTTACTATCGCAGGAGAATCGTTGGGAGAGTTCACCGTCGAAGACAGCGATGCCGATGGGTCCGAACGAACGACAGACGCGGGAGTACAACCGACCGCGGACGCCGAAGATGCCACCGATGAGCCCTCCGACACAGCCGACGGATCGGCCCCTGGTGGACGATTCCTCGTCCTGTTGGTGGCTGCTGTGCTGGTCGTAGTCGCCGTGTGGGCACTGCGGCGAAGGGACGAGCCGTGA
- a CDS encoding inositol monophosphatase family protein → MNSWIQTVERAATAGATVAKSHFDSDLTVDTKSDKTDVVTVADRSAQKRVIDELRKQFTEEPIVAEEGELQKHPSSTGTCFVVDPIDGTNNFVRSIPLWATSVARLEDGECVAASTVAPLGFGTFVADERDTRRDGDSISVSDRSDPELCNVVPTLWWDYNDRDEYSGVCEGITSRFADLKRYGSTQLELAFLAAGQIDAVVTNRQGPAWDTVAGAHLVRQAGGTVTDIYGDRWTHESKGLVASNGEIHEIALEAVDV, encoded by the coding sequence ATGAATTCCTGGATACAAACCGTTGAGAGAGCCGCTACAGCAGGAGCAACTGTCGCCAAATCTCATTTTGATAGCGATTTGACTGTCGATACAAAATCCGACAAAACTGATGTCGTAACGGTCGCGGATCGATCAGCACAAAAGCGAGTCATCGATGAGTTACGGAAGCAATTCACGGAGGAACCGATAGTTGCAGAGGAAGGCGAGTTGCAAAAACACCCCAGTTCGACGGGGACCTGCTTTGTGGTCGATCCTATCGACGGCACTAACAATTTCGTTCGGTCTATCCCACTATGGGCGACGAGTGTGGCTCGTCTTGAGGATGGGGAGTGCGTGGCAGCGTCAACCGTCGCCCCACTCGGTTTCGGAACCTTCGTCGCTGACGAACGTGACACGCGTCGGGACGGAGATTCTATCTCTGTTAGTGACCGTTCCGACCCGGAACTGTGCAACGTCGTTCCGACACTGTGGTGGGACTACAACGACCGAGACGAATACAGTGGTGTCTGTGAGGGTATCACCAGTCGGTTTGCCGACCTGAAACGGTATGGATCGACACAACTAGAATTGGCCTTCCTCGCGGCGGGGCAAATCGATGCGGTGGTCACGAACCGACAGGGGCCCGCCTGGGACACTGTCGCAGGCGCCCACCTTGTCCGACAGGCTGGCGGCACAGTAACGGATATCTACGGAGACCGATGGACCCACGAATCCAAGGGTCTCGTCGCATCAAACGGAGAAATTCACGAGATAGCACTCGAAGCTGTCGATGTGTAG
- a CDS encoding bacterio-opsin activator domain-containing protein encodes MPVLLVDDDPQWARATARLLETTEPKLEVTIANSLTGGREVLDAEPWRCIICDYQLGDGTGFDLLEDIQEETQDCPFLLVTGRGDEQIASQAINRGVTDYIIKNRDDSEATLIGNRVRNAIASANFQRQLSREYQSKTAILDLLRSTTLSEGLLRQFCRILVEENQYTGAWIGAVDTDSERAVVPRAVTGCQSYLEAVTGSAGIRSDSADPATKVLSRDEPVVVSVPESQDSEGVPTAYKLVSERWAELAREHGFTTAAALPITYDDVRIGTLCVYLSPDDPPLTGRRWKTLTEYADVIGHAQHNEELAQSLLGDPSQWVELEITDPSLPLAELTSTLGGSTCARVLSTRRQDDGTLQYLTMIADSSIEEIEAAAEESGTFELKSPVKTADGIRCDVYSTVFPPEATLVIHGATVEEVTAMDGTVNLISAVPDQATATPIVDTLKEQFETVRMTALWNTERESPEELSSPLAPLTDKQESVLRQAYFRGYFERPRQVSASELAQTLGIARATMTQHLRAAQQKVFDELLDE; translated from the coding sequence ATGCCGGTACTTCTCGTCGACGACGACCCGCAGTGGGCCCGAGCGACGGCTCGATTGCTCGAGACCACCGAGCCGAAGCTAGAGGTGACGATCGCGAACAGTCTCACAGGCGGACGCGAGGTGCTCGATGCGGAGCCGTGGCGCTGCATCATCTGTGATTATCAACTGGGCGATGGGACTGGCTTCGATTTGCTCGAGGACATCCAAGAGGAGACGCAGGATTGCCCGTTTCTCCTCGTTACAGGCAGGGGTGACGAACAGATTGCGAGTCAGGCGATCAATCGGGGTGTCACCGACTATATCATCAAGAATCGCGACGACAGCGAGGCAACACTGATTGGCAACCGGGTGCGGAACGCCATCGCCTCGGCTAACTTCCAGCGGCAGTTGAGCCGGGAGTACCAGAGCAAGACGGCGATACTGGATCTGCTCCGCTCTACGACGCTGTCTGAGGGGCTTTTGCGACAGTTCTGTCGGATTCTGGTCGAGGAGAATCAGTATACCGGCGCGTGGATCGGCGCAGTTGACACGGATTCGGAACGTGCGGTCGTTCCACGAGCAGTCACAGGGTGTCAGTCGTATCTCGAAGCAGTAACTGGTTCGGCTGGCATTCGATCGGATAGTGCTGATCCAGCAACGAAAGTCCTCTCTCGGGACGAACCCGTTGTCGTTTCTGTGCCCGAGAGCCAAGACAGCGAGGGAGTCCCCACAGCGTACAAACTCGTCTCCGAGCGCTGGGCCGAACTCGCGCGTGAGCATGGATTTACTACTGCCGCTGCCCTCCCGATAACCTACGACGACGTTCGAATCGGAACGCTTTGTGTGTATCTCTCCCCAGACGATCCGCCGTTAACCGGACGCCGCTGGAAAACGCTCACCGAGTACGCAGACGTAATCGGCCACGCACAACACAACGAGGAATTGGCACAGTCACTGCTCGGCGACCCCAGCCAGTGGGTAGAACTCGAGATAACCGATCCGTCACTTCCTCTAGCCGAGCTCACGTCTACCCTCGGTGGCTCCACCTGCGCTCGTGTGCTCTCGACGCGCAGACAAGACGATGGAACCCTGCAGTACCTGACGATGATCGCAGATAGCTCGATTGAGGAAATTGAGGCGGCTGCTGAGGAATCGGGCACGTTCGAGCTGAAGTCGCCAGTCAAAACCGCAGATGGCATTCGCTGTGATGTCTACAGCACTGTATTCCCACCGGAAGCAACGCTGGTGATTCATGGGGCGACAGTCGAGGAGGTTACCGCGATGGACGGAACAGTCAACCTCATATCAGCAGTGCCTGACCAAGCTACTGCGACCCCGATCGTTGACACGCTCAAAGAACAGTTCGAGACTGTCAGGATGACCGCGTTGTGGAACACCGAGAGGGAATCGCCCGAGGAGCTATCGTCCCCGCTCGCCCCCCTCACTGACAAACAGGAATCTGTCCTCCGCCAAGCGTACTTTCGTGGATACTTCGAGCGGCCCCGCCAGGTGTCCGCGTCCGAATTAGCCCAGACGCTCGGTATCGCTCGTGCAACGATGACACAACACCTCCGGGCTGCACAACAGAAGGTCTTCGACGAACTGCTAGACGAGTAA
- a CDS encoding sensor histidine kinase: MISGVQAVLLVLIVNLFAYVAVTLVAWWNRHKPGVWYFVFGAVFIILFSLSDIAVLTTRSVALIERIQVLTTGLAPAATATWVLFVLGYLGYLADVSRWQQAAVMGGVVGLPLLLAAIPGIYVEPSVAPLWGTPSSSPRFDAVGSVVLLSTLAALLMGSLLLFRAALSQRVVKVRTAAVLAVPALVFLLAATVGIVGIVPRTLPLPRVVGPFAAAAYLYFFAVAEGFSVLPATGNIGVDQAFDQLDAGVVVAEDDTIIRCNPTATEYLGLERPNVATGESAAAVLDEFAGRPIDDPVVTVKQNDRVYEITRSQIHSSGVVLLIQDVTTRRERLELQRQNEQLERLAHIVSHDFQTPLSTANKLTTLLRLDEGVSGTEAAQTIDDLEAVHDRLTTFADQLPTLARESASIGDPTDCELADVAASAWDVVETGPLKLDIVSSRQLIGDATRLEQAFQNLFENVVIHGNVPTEWPGNRPDSSTASATPPTDVSNAIQRETSASTVTVGRTESGFYVADDGPGFVATQDTEIFDYGMSTGSGSGLGLAIVRTIFEAHGWEISATESASGGARFDVHIETGPPEIETESAHVSG; this comes from the coding sequence ATGATCAGCGGGGTTCAAGCAGTCCTCCTCGTTCTCATCGTGAATCTCTTCGCGTACGTGGCCGTCACCCTCGTGGCGTGGTGGAATCGCCACAAGCCCGGCGTCTGGTACTTCGTGTTCGGAGCTGTCTTTATCATCCTCTTTTCACTGTCGGATATCGCCGTCCTCACCACGCGCAGCGTCGCACTCATCGAACGGATACAGGTACTCACGACAGGGCTCGCCCCGGCAGCAACGGCGACCTGGGTGTTGTTCGTTCTCGGATATCTCGGCTATCTCGCGGACGTCTCGCGGTGGCAACAAGCGGCGGTGATGGGGGGAGTAGTCGGGCTCCCACTGCTATTGGCGGCTATTCCGGGCATATACGTCGAGCCGAGCGTCGCACCGCTTTGGGGGACGCCGAGTTCGAGCCCGCGTTTCGACGCGGTCGGCTCGGTCGTTCTGCTATCGACACTCGCTGCGTTGTTGATGGGGAGTCTCCTCTTATTTCGAGCCGCACTCTCCCAGCGCGTCGTCAAAGTGCGAACTGCAGCCGTGCTCGCCGTTCCCGCGCTGGTGTTTCTCCTCGCTGCGACGGTCGGCATCGTCGGCATTGTCCCCCGAACACTTCCGTTGCCACGAGTCGTCGGACCGTTCGCCGCTGCGGCCTATTTGTATTTTTTCGCGGTCGCAGAAGGGTTCAGCGTGCTGCCCGCAACAGGGAACATCGGAGTCGACCAGGCGTTCGACCAACTGGACGCCGGTGTCGTCGTCGCCGAGGACGATACCATCATCCGCTGTAATCCGACTGCTACGGAGTATCTCGGTCTTGAGCGTCCAAACGTAGCCACAGGTGAATCAGCGGCGGCTGTTCTTGACGAGTTCGCAGGCCGCCCAATCGACGACCCGGTGGTCACCGTCAAGCAAAACGATCGCGTCTACGAGATCACCCGCTCACAGATTCACTCCAGCGGGGTTGTACTGTTGATCCAAGACGTGACGACCCGGCGGGAACGGCTGGAATTACAGCGCCAGAACGAACAGCTCGAACGGCTCGCCCACATTGTCTCACACGACTTTCAAACGCCGCTATCGACCGCGAATAAACTGACAACGCTACTCCGTCTCGATGAGGGCGTATCCGGCACAGAAGCCGCGCAAACCATCGACGATCTGGAGGCGGTCCACGACCGTCTGACCACCTTTGCCGACCAGTTACCGACGCTGGCACGCGAGAGTGCATCGATCGGCGACCCCACAGACTGCGAGCTGGCAGACGTCGCGGCGTCAGCGTGGGACGTTGTCGAAACCGGACCATTGAAACTCGACATCGTGTCGTCGCGCCAGCTCATCGGTGACGCCACCCGTCTCGAACAGGCCTTTCAGAATCTCTTCGAGAACGTCGTTATACACGGGAACGTCCCTACTGAGTGGCCAGGGAATCGACCGGATTCGTCGACTGCGTCTGCTACGCCGCCGACCGACGTCTCGAACGCAATCCAGCGTGAAACAAGCGCATCAACGGTCACTGTCGGACGAACGGAATCGGGGTTCTACGTTGCCGACGACGGGCCGGGATTCGTTGCGACACAGGATACGGAGATTTTCGACTACGGTATGAGTACTGGCTCCGGGTCGGGGCTCGGACTTGCGATCGTCCGCACCATCTTCGAGGCCCACGGCTGGGAGATCTCCGCGACCGAGAGTGCGAGTGGCGGGGCCCGATTCGATGTCCACATCGAAACAGGACCACCCGAAATCGAGACCGAAAGCGCACATGTCAGTGGTTGA
- a CDS encoding DMT family transporter — translation MSMLSIPILGLVLAVVASVGFALQYIFVRIGTRSGRVEDVVWISLLCNTAIIVPLAVVFSNGVVSPRSIMAFVAAGVAGALLSRILMFQSIQRIGASRTSPIVASNVIFATVFAMFTFGDTVTLIHFLGIVLIVVSIAYISYETSNDPESVNQNPTAKIIALPILAALFIGVEPIFISIGLSFGTSTLTGLAVTVSTAFVGFSTYLAVSSGIPRPDVISDPEFKWHLGAGLIITISMLSYFAALESAPVVLVVPVIQTSPLFIILISMFALPDQVEKITWRLTVAAVGVVIGATFVSLYG, via the coding sequence ATGAGTATGCTCTCGATACCGATTCTCGGATTAGTTCTCGCTGTCGTGGCCTCGGTCGGTTTTGCACTGCAATATATTTTTGTCCGCATCGGAACGAGGTCAGGCCGCGTTGAGGACGTGGTCTGGATATCACTCCTATGTAACACCGCGATCATCGTGCCGCTGGCGGTGGTGTTCTCGAACGGTGTGGTATCTCCCAGATCAATCATGGCGTTCGTAGCTGCCGGTGTCGCAGGGGCCTTGCTCTCGCGGATACTCATGTTCCAGAGTATCCAGCGAATCGGTGCGAGCCGCACGTCGCCCATCGTAGCCTCAAACGTCATCTTCGCTACCGTCTTCGCGATGTTCACTTTCGGTGACACTGTGACATTGATCCACTTCCTCGGGATCGTCCTCATTGTTGTCAGCATCGCGTACATCTCCTACGAGACTTCGAACGATCCAGAATCAGTGAACCAGAATCCAACGGCCAAAATAATCGCACTCCCAATACTCGCAGCGCTTTTTATAGGAGTGGAACCGATATTCATTTCTATCGGCCTGTCATTTGGTACATCGACTCTGACCGGACTCGCCGTAACGGTCAGCACAGCCTTCGTTGGGTTCAGTACATATCTTGCAGTCTCGTCCGGTATCCCACGCCCTGATGTGATATCCGATCCTGAATTCAAGTGGCACCTCGGTGCGGGGCTGATCATAACAATCTCGATGCTTAGCTACTTCGCCGCCCTGGAGAGTGCACCTGTCGTCTTGGTTGTACCTGTCATCCAGACATCGCCGCTGTTTATAATCCTCATCTCGATGTTCGCTCTTCCCGATCAGGTGGAGAAAATAACTTGGCGACTCACCGTTGCAGCTGTCGGCGTCGTGATCGGCGCTACGTTTGTCTCATTATACGGATAG